The stretch of DNA GAGCCAATGCAACCGCGCTCTGCGCCAATCGGCTGTAAAGGGCCGATCATTGTCAATAAGGGCCCTCCAGAAGCTGAGTTTGGGACCATTGGTCAAAAGCTCCATATTATTGAAGCACCATGAGGAGAGCACACCATAAACCTTATCCCATACCAACTCAAAATCCGCGCCCGATACCTTGATCTGATGAGACGATTCTTCGCATAGAATAGATACATTCCTCGGCTTTACCTTCAACTGTTGTCTTTCTACCGGCAATTGAAACTGAGCCCAGGCGATCTCATAGCCCCGAGCAGCCCAGCTTTGATCATGTCCTAACACGAAACTAATATTCAACCAGTAATCGTGTATACTAGCTTGCCCGGGCAACCGGTAGGGAAGTGTAACCACTTGGCTTTGACCAGGGCGAATCTCAGGAAGGTCTTGGGTGCCAACCTGAATGACCTGGTCATCCCTGTGGATACTCCAGCTTAACACTAGGTGGTCCAGGAGACTGAAGTCATAGCGATTGCTGATCCGGACCTGACCGGTTTTGAGGTCTGCTTCCTCAACTTTCACGGGTTCAAGTACCTTCTTGTATTCAATCATTCCCGGGCTTGGCTTCCGATCGGGGAAGACTAAACCGTTGATGTTAAAGTTGGCGTCATTGGGGTAATCTCCGTAATCGCCACCGAAGGCAAAGTACTCTTGACCATGTTCATCACGCTTTCGCAGACCTTGATCAACGAAATCCCAGACAAACCCGCCTTGCAACCGGGGATATTTGTAGAAGGCATCCCAATATTCCGTCAGTCCACCGGGTCCATTGCCCATGGCATGCGCATATTCGCATAGAATGACTGGCTTATCCCATGTTTCCTGTTCCGCCAAGGCGATACAACCTTCCACGGAGGTATACATTGGACCTACAATATCCACAACCTTTTGCTCTCGATCGCCTTCATAGTGCACAAGCCTTGTGGGATCCTTCTCCTTAGTCCAAGCCGCCATCACCTCATGGTTACATCCAAAACCTGACTCGTTACCCAAGGACCAAATAATCACTGAAGGATGGTTCTTATCCCGCTCCACCATCCTTTCCATTCGATCCAGGTAGGCCACTTCCCATTCCGGATCATTGCTGATCCGATCTATATCACCAATGGGACCAAAACCATGGCATTCTATATCTGTTTCGTCTAGTACGTAGATACCGTAGTAATCGCACAGATCGTAGAACCTGGGATCGTTGGGATAATGGGATGTGCGCACAGCATTAATGTTGTGACGCTTCATCAACAAAACGTCCTCTTCCATCACTGACAGCGGCACGGTCCTACCTAAATCCGGGTGAATATCATGCCGGTTAACCCCCTTAATCATAATCGGAACTCCGTTAACCAGCAGATTTCCGCCCTTCAATTCCACAATACGAAATCCCACTTTCGAGGTGACAACTTCCACTATGTTATCAGCATCATCATACAGGCTAATCAGTAGAGTATAAAGATAAGGATCCTCCGCAGACCACTTACGCGGGTTCTTTACCGAAGCAGAAAATCTCACCAGTGTCTCACTCTGGGCGGAGACTGTCAAACAACTTGCAGCATCTTGAACAAGGACCTCGTTATGGGCATCATCTAATAGCTTTATCTTCAGTTGGTACTTCTCCACATCATGGGGCCCGAAATTCTTAATCAGGTGTTCAAGTTTTAACGTCGCATCCTGATATTGAGCATCCAATTCACTAACAACGGTTAAGTCATAGATATGGGTGCGGGGAGTAGCGTATATATATACGTCTCGAAAGATTCCGCTTAACCACCACATATCCTGATCCTCAAGATAGCTCCCATCGGACCACTGGTAGACCTGCACAGCCAACACGTTCTTTCCACAGCGGACGTAGGGAGTAATATCGAATTCCGCCGGTAACCTGCTTCCTTTGCTAAAACCTACCTTTTGCCCATTAACCCAAACGTAAAAGGCGGAATCCACACCCTCAAACCTAAGGAACACTTGCCGCTCTCCCCAATCCTCAGAGAGCACGAAATCTCTCCGGTACGACCCGGTGGGATTATCCGAGGGAACAAAGGGAGGATCTACGGGAAAGGGGTATTCCACGTTGGTGTAATGGGGTCTACCATAACCTAATACTTGCCAGCTACATGGAACTTCTATATCATCCCAAGCACTGACATCATAATCCTCAGCAAAGAAATTCCCCGGTGCTAACGCGGGGGCATCGGCATAATGGAATTTCCATTGTCCATTGAGTAACTCAAACCATGGTGTGGCAGCCCGTTGGTTGATAATCGCCGCAGCTTCATTACAGTAAGGCAAAAGCAAAGCATGTGGCGGTGTACAATTACGATGCGCTATTTTCTGGTTTTCCCAATCTCTCATAGTAAGAATCACCCCTGTATATGTAGTGCTTTTTCAGCTTGGCGCCTAATTTCACCATTCTTATCATACGATCCATCATTTGAAGATGCAACCATACCCGGCCCACAGCTCCTACCCGAGAACATCAGCAGCCACAATTTCTAGGGCATTCTGCAGGGCAGTTACCATGTGTTCTAAGGACATACTTGCCACCCCTAGCTTTCCCACTGCTTGCTCCGGTAAGTAGGGAACATGGATGAAACCGACTTTGATGGGAAGTCGATGCGTAGCAACAAAATTACAGGTAGTATAGAATACGTGGTTACACACGAAGGTACCTGCACTATACGAAACAGACGCTGGAATCCCCGCTTCCCGAATCGCCTTTACCACGTCTTTTACCGAAATCGTGGACCAATAGGCGACTGGTCCTTCCGGGGAAATAGTTGTATCGGCGGGACGATTGCCCTCATTATCTGCAGTGCCGGAATCAGCTAGGTTAAGGGCCACGCGCTCCACCCGAAGGCCTACTGACCCACCTGCTTGCCCGATACTAATCACCGCGTGAGGATTGGAGGTGGTAATGGCTTCTTCAACTACTGCTGCAGACTTAGTAAACACCGTAGGTAGTTGGCATGTTACAAGATCGATATCTTTGGTTCTTTCTTTGAGCATGTCTAAAATTAAGGCTGATGGGTTAATTTTCTCTCCACCAAAGGCATCAAAACCAGTAACGAGGATCTTGATCACTTAGCTCCCTCCAAGATTGTTTTCTACCCCATAATCTTCGCCAAATCTATAGAAAAGCCTTGTTCAGTCTACATCCTGGTCTTTGCGCATGACACATCGTTGAAGGCCTAGATGAGCAAGAAGCCGCGGACCTTAATCCTGGAAGTCGACATCTTCTCGGATTTCCGCTTTTTGGAGGGAAGGAAAACCTGGGGTACTTAAGGAATTATATATGTTGAAACCCGAAGCAAGCATTTTATTCCCGTAGTATGTCCGAGGGAGGGTCCCATTTATGAGGAAGAAGAGTCTTTTACTAATACTTTGCCTAGTGATTGGTTTTGGTCTAATCACAGGTAGCTGCATGCCTTTTTTCTATGCCGATATAGGAGTGCATTTTATTAACGTTGCCGGCGGCGATGCGATCCTAATTCATGATTTGGTTAGTCGTAAGTGTGTTTTGATTGACGGGGGAAGCACTGATACGGGCGACTGGGTAGTTAATTACTTGAAATACTATGCGGAAATACCCCAAGTATTCGATGAAGACGGCAATTCCACTTGGGTGTTGGATGCTATAGTAAGTACTAACCCCGATCCGAACTATCTGGGTGGTTTGACAAAAGTCCTGGAGAATGAGGATATTAAGGTGAACGCTTTCTACTACTCCGGTCATAGCCACTACGCCGCTAATCAAGAGTTGCAGGAAGCTTTAGCAAGCGCAGAGCTTTCACCGCAAACCCTAGCCAAGAACAATGGTCTTCAGATCGGTAAGCTGTCCTTTGATGTGCTCCATCCAAGTACTCCTGATGGATACGCCGAAGCTTACGATTCCTCAATCGTGTTGCGGTTAGACTATGGAAAACTATCGTTCTTGTTTGCCGGAGCCATTGGTGCACAGGCGGAAGCAGAGATGCTTAGTGACGATGCGAATTTGTCCGTTGATTTCCTTAAGATGAGTCAAAACTGGACACCCACTAGTTCCAGCCAGTTCTTGAAGAAAGTCAACCCTCAAGGAGTGATTTACTCCCAAGAGGAAGAGCCATCGCCCATAGACAGTAAAGTAAGAGAGAACCTATCTAACGTAAGAAGTTACTGGACCAATGCATATCCCGATGAGCCAACGGGCCATTCCATCACCTTCTGGATCAACCCCGATCAGTGTAGGATCGATGCACCGCAACCACCGTTCCCTGGTTTCGACGATTGGTAATCTAGGTAAATC from Limnochordia bacterium encodes:
- a CDS encoding DUF4981 domain-containing protein, translated to MRDWENQKIAHRNCTPPHALLLPYCNEAAAIINQRAATPWFELLNGQWKFHYADAPALAPGNFFAEDYDVSAWDDIEVPCSWQVLGYGRPHYTNVEYPFPVDPPFVPSDNPTGSYRRDFVLSEDWGERQVFLRFEGVDSAFYVWVNGQKVGFSKGSRLPAEFDITPYVRCGKNVLAVQVYQWSDGSYLEDQDMWWLSGIFRDVYIYATPRTHIYDLTVVSELDAQYQDATLKLEHLIKNFGPHDVEKYQLKIKLLDDAHNEVLVQDAASCLTVSAQSETLVRFSASVKNPRKWSAEDPYLYTLLISLYDDADNIVEVVTSKVGFRIVELKGGNLLVNGVPIMIKGVNRHDIHPDLGRTVPLSVMEEDVLLMKRHNINAVRTSHYPNDPRFYDLCDYYGIYVLDETDIECHGFGPIGDIDRISNDPEWEVAYLDRMERMVERDKNHPSVIIWSLGNESGFGCNHEVMAAWTKEKDPTRLVHYEGDREQKVVDIVGPMYTSVEGCIALAEQETWDKPVILCEYAHAMGNGPGGLTEYWDAFYKYPRLQGGFVWDFVDQGLRKRDEHGQEYFAFGGDYGDYPNDANFNINGLVFPDRKPSPGMIEYKKVLEPVKVEEADLKTGQVRISNRYDFSLLDHLVLSWSIHRDDQVIQVGTQDLPEIRPGQSQVVTLPYRLPGQASIHDYWLNISFVLGHDQSWAARGYEIAWAQFQLPVERQQLKVKPRNVSILCEESSHQIKVSGADFELVWDKVYGVLSSWCFNNMELLTNGPKLSFWRALIDNDRPFTADWRRARLHWLQHRIESVKCLEQNERCVKVQVLARIAPPVLDHGFRCSYTYTVYPSGDVLIKTEGSPYGNLPHLPRIGLQMTIPKHLDQVSWYGRGPGESYVDSKQANRVGVYACGVEDLYVPYVYPQENGNRTDVRWVSFTNLNGMGLLVVGQPMLNFSAHRFTTEDIQRARHTNELPVRDEITVNLDHRHCGLGSGSCGPATLPMYRIEPEPFSYTLRLRPFCQAAGSAMLLSKEELVTD
- the pcp gene encoding pyroglutamyl-peptidase I — protein: MIKILVTGFDAFGGEKINPSALILDMLKERTKDIDLVTCQLPTVFTKSAAVVEEAITTSNPHAVISIGQAGGSVGLRVERVALNLADSGTADNEGNRPADTTISPEGPVAYWSTISVKDVVKAIREAGIPASVSYSAGTFVCNHVFYTTCNFVATHRLPIKVGFIHVPYLPEQAVGKLGVASMSLEHMVTALQNALEIVAADVLG
- a CDS encoding MBL fold metallo-hydrolase; this encodes MRKKSLLLILCLVIGFGLITGSCMPFFYADIGVHFINVAGGDAILIHDLVSRKCVLIDGGSTDTGDWVVNYLKYYAEIPQVFDEDGNSTWVLDAIVSTNPDPNYLGGLTKVLENEDIKVNAFYYSGHSHYAANQELQEALASAELSPQTLAKNNGLQIGKLSFDVLHPSTPDGYAEAYDSSIVLRLDYGKLSFLFAGAIGAQAEAEMLSDDANLSVDFLKMSQNWTPTSSSQFLKKVNPQGVIYSQEEEPSPIDSKVRENLSNVRSYWTNAYPDEPTGHSITFWINPDQCRIDAPQPPFPGFDDW